A window from Vulcanimicrobium alpinum encodes these proteins:
- a CDS encoding diguanylate cyclase, whose amino-acid sequence MEAITALLRVAARAAGATAALLARAGDDVPVAAWGCDGSVASALLRAAHRGPRGGRLAHTLPLRLADGSAGVMVLVAPAADVDAGEIAPLLPEIGALCDPAGTPEISDSLNILAESVEGLGDATAILLTPRTPDEATRFTYVNAEFSRLFGYGAELIGDDAEILLGPLTDREAMASLREQIAARRVARASTVLYGRDRAPHWVELVSTPVEHGADALHHVVAYRDVTSRKTIVDALAAERQKLQTTLAAITDAVTTILADGRIEYVNEAAERLLGVKLEELYGMHVADAIELVDADGSAIELAAPANARAPRRGAGHLRAAAGMIDVAYVASPIDAEDGGTVIVMRDVTHENRIAMRLSFEAAHDPLTGLPNRRAIVERLEEAVAGARERGEHHSIAFLDLDRFKVVNDRFGHAVGDRLLREVGRMMGRIVRNGDVLARIGGDEFALLLPNCRVEDALRVVEKTREAVEAYRIEHEGQALAVGVSIGVAAIDAETRSAEAALAAEDAACYLAKAAGRNAVSG is encoded by the coding sequence ATGGAGGCGATCACCGCGCTGCTGCGGGTCGCGGCGCGCGCGGCGGGCGCGACGGCGGCACTCCTCGCGCGCGCCGGCGACGACGTCCCGGTCGCGGCCTGGGGCTGCGACGGCAGCGTCGCGTCCGCGCTGCTGCGCGCCGCGCATCGCGGCCCGCGCGGCGGCCGCTTGGCGCACACCCTGCCGCTGCGGCTGGCGGACGGCAGCGCGGGGGTGATGGTGCTCGTCGCGCCGGCGGCGGACGTCGACGCCGGCGAGATCGCCCCGCTGCTCCCGGAGATCGGCGCGCTCTGCGATCCGGCCGGAACGCCCGAGATCAGCGACTCGCTCAACATCCTCGCGGAGAGCGTCGAGGGTCTCGGCGACGCGACCGCGATCCTGCTGACGCCGCGCACGCCCGACGAGGCGACGCGCTTCACCTACGTCAACGCGGAGTTCTCGCGGCTCTTTGGGTACGGTGCGGAATTGATCGGCGACGATGCGGAGATCCTGTTGGGGCCACTGACCGATCGCGAAGCGATGGCGTCGCTGCGCGAGCAGATCGCCGCGCGGCGGGTCGCCCGCGCGTCGACGGTGCTGTACGGACGCGATCGCGCGCCGCATTGGGTCGAACTCGTCTCGACGCCCGTCGAGCACGGTGCCGACGCGCTGCACCACGTCGTGGCGTATCGCGACGTCACGTCGCGCAAGACGATCGTCGACGCCCTCGCTGCCGAGCGGCAGAAACTGCAGACGACGCTCGCCGCGATCACCGACGCGGTGACGACGATCCTCGCCGACGGACGGATCGAATACGTCAACGAAGCCGCGGAACGTCTGCTCGGCGTAAAGCTCGAAGAGCTCTACGGCATGCACGTCGCCGACGCGATCGAACTGGTCGACGCCGACGGGTCGGCGATCGAACTCGCCGCTCCGGCGAACGCGCGGGCACCGCGCCGCGGCGCGGGGCATCTGCGTGCTGCCGCGGGGATGATCGACGTCGCCTACGTCGCCTCGCCGATCGACGCCGAGGACGGTGGGACCGTCATCGTGATGCGCGACGTCACGCACGAGAACCGGATCGCGATGCGGCTCTCGTTCGAGGCCGCGCACGATCCGCTGACCGGCCTTCCCAACCGCCGCGCGATCGTCGAGCGCCTGGAGGAGGCCGTCGCCGGCGCGCGCGAACGCGGCGAGCACCATTCGATCGCGTTCCTCGACCTCGACCGGTTCAAAGTCGTCAACGATCGCTTCGGTCACGCCGTCGGCGACCGGCTGCTGCGCGAGGTGGGGCGGATGATGGGCCGGATCGTTCGCAACGGGGATGTTCTCGCGCGCATCGGCGGCGACGAGTTCGCGCTGCTGCTCCCCAACTGCCGCGTCGAAGACGCGCTGCGCGTCGTCGAGAAGACGCGCGAAGCGGTCGAGGCGTACCGCATCGAACACGAAGGGCAGGCGCTGGCGGTCGGCGTTTCGATCGGGGTGGCGGCGATCGACGCCGAAACCCGCAGCGCGGAAGCGGCGCTCGCAGCAGAGGATGCGGCGTGCTATCTCGCCAAGGCCGCCGGACGCAACGCGGTCTCCGGATGA
- a CDS encoding N,N-dimethylformamidase beta subunit family domain-containing protein, with the protein MLRAYPADPTVDAGGTLVLHVATDAPRFRVQIERWSDGCERILDAGPFEGADAVPGAVGADWAWPRIEIPLPDDLRGGAYIARFSEDGGTTGRGAPRDDTPDARWGTALFVVRTRPSARVLVNLPLFTYHAYNTAHLDLTRRDADGASLAGGAAAVTLHRPGGGTGGHVHDETVADVYDRTTPRQTFAHWDLYALAWFAREGIAVDVCTDLDLHRGTAALDRYAVLCTFGHDAYWTREQRARVEGWIDDGGHVAFCGAGTCRSRVQYDEATATLTADGAWADDEREDTLTGATARSGGVKWRGTRPPAGYRIEDASHWLLRDAHVRDGDLVGAGAYLIGYACDGVDDAHAPPGLRVLGRAPFSGWNVADGSGAIEPGGHAAMVAFPRGRGHVFNAGTVDWARALAWDARVKAITRSVLRRFCETGGA; encoded by the coding sequence GTGCTGCGCGCGTATCCTGCTGACCCGACGGTCGACGCGGGCGGGACGCTCGTTCTGCACGTCGCGACCGATGCGCCGCGGTTCCGGGTGCAGATCGAACGGTGGAGCGACGGGTGCGAGCGCATTCTCGACGCCGGCCCCTTCGAAGGAGCGGACGCCGTCCCGGGAGCCGTCGGCGCCGATTGGGCCTGGCCGCGGATCGAGATCCCGTTGCCCGACGATCTTCGCGGCGGCGCATACATCGCCCGCTTCTCCGAAGATGGCGGGACGACGGGGCGCGGCGCGCCGCGCGACGACACGCCCGACGCGCGCTGGGGGACCGCGCTCTTCGTCGTGCGCACGCGCCCGTCGGCGCGGGTCCTGGTGAATCTGCCGCTGTTCACCTATCACGCGTACAACACCGCGCACCTCGACCTCACCCGCCGCGACGCCGACGGGGCCTCGCTCGCAGGCGGCGCCGCCGCGGTCACGCTGCATCGTCCGGGCGGCGGGACGGGCGGACACGTCCACGACGAAACGGTCGCCGACGTCTACGATCGCACGACGCCGCGCCAGACCTTCGCGCACTGGGACCTCTACGCGCTCGCGTGGTTCGCGCGCGAGGGGATCGCCGTCGACGTCTGCACCGATCTCGACCTGCATCGCGGAACCGCCGCGCTCGATCGCTACGCCGTCCTGTGCACCTTCGGCCACGACGCGTACTGGACGCGCGAGCAACGCGCGCGCGTCGAGGGCTGGATCGACGACGGCGGGCACGTCGCGTTCTGCGGCGCGGGGACGTGCCGCAGCCGCGTGCAGTACGACGAGGCGACCGCGACGCTCACCGCCGACGGCGCGTGGGCAGACGACGAGCGCGAAGACACGCTGACCGGCGCGACGGCGCGCAGCGGCGGCGTGAAGTGGCGCGGCACGCGGCCGCCGGCCGGCTACCGAATCGAGGACGCGTCACACTGGCTGCTGCGCGACGCGCACGTGCGCGACGGCGATCTGGTCGGCGCGGGCGCGTATCTGATCGGGTACGCGTGCGACGGCGTCGACGACGCGCACGCCCCGCCGGGCCTGCGCGTGCTCGGCCGCGCGCCGTTCTCCGGCTGGAACGTCGCGGACGGCAGCGGCGCGATCGAGCCCGGCGGCCACGCCGCGATGGTCGCGTTCCCGCGCGGACGCGGGCACGTGTTCAACGCCGGGACCGTCGACTGGGCGCGTGCGCTCGCCTGGGACGCGCGCGTGAAGGCGATCACGCGCTCGGTGCTGCGCCGCTTCTGCGAAACCGGCGGCGCTTAA
- a CDS encoding cysteine dioxygenase has protein sequence MQLYAIDDLVAALGELGPVLQPVRVANALRGVRIDERTLRPYLTWAPTRYTRNLVIRSDAFELIAICWDGGARSPIHDHADSECAFVLQRGSITCENYRAALRDRDAGYDLQRTSARALAEGEIDMRSGHLSIHRVGAYDGRAVTLHVYAKPIDACRAFEEDGSFRIVASHYDSLPAAR, from the coding sequence ATGCAGCTCTATGCGATCGACGATCTCGTCGCCGCGCTCGGGGAACTCGGACCGGTGCTGCAGCCGGTTCGCGTCGCGAACGCCCTGCGCGGCGTGCGCATCGACGAGCGGACGCTGAGGCCGTATCTCACCTGGGCGCCCACGCGCTACACGCGCAACCTGGTCATCCGTAGCGACGCCTTCGAACTCATCGCGATCTGCTGGGACGGCGGCGCGCGCTCACCGATTCACGATCACGCCGATTCCGAATGCGCGTTCGTGCTGCAGCGCGGCTCGATCACGTGCGAGAACTACCGTGCCGCCCTGCGCGACCGCGACGCCGGATACGACCTTCAGCGCACCAGCGCGCGCGCGCTCGCCGAAGGCGAGATCGACATGCGCAGCGGGCATCTCTCGATCCATCGCGTCGGCGCCTACGACGGCCGGGCCGTCACCCTGCACGTCTACGCCAAGCCGATCGACGCGTGCCGCGCGTTCGAGGAAGACGGCTCGTTCCGCATCGTCGCCTCGCACTACGACTCGCTGCCGGCTGCGCGTTAA
- the hutU gene encoding urocanate hydratase: MIHDLARTIRAPRGPLLRARSWQTEAALRMLMNNLDPEVAERPDDLVVYGGIGKAARDWPSFDRIVAELVRLRDDETLAIQSGKPVGVFRSHPDAPRVLLANSNLVPHWATWEHFHELDRKGLMMYGQMTAGSWIYIGSQGIVQGTYETFVEMGRRHYGGDLGGRWILTAGLGGMGGAQPLAATMAGASMLAIECDPDRVEKRLRTRYLDACAESLDAALAMIAEATRAKRALSVAVVGNAAEILPELVRRGVKPDAVTDQTSAHDPVNGYLPAGWTLARWADLRARDPAAVADAAKRSMASHVEAMLAFHRAGVPTFDYGNNLRQMAFDAGVRDAFEFPGFVPAYVRPLFCRGVGPFRWVALSGDPADIAKTDAKVKELLPHDAHLHRWLDMAHERIAFQGLPARICWIGLGDRDRVGAAFNEMVARGEVQAPIVIGRDHLDSGSVASPNRETEAMRDGSDAVSDWPLLNAMLNVAGGATWVSIHHGGGVGMGYSQHAGVVIVADGTEAAARRIARVLWNDPASGVARHADAGYEDALAAARAHGLHLPMHDA, encoded by the coding sequence ATGATCCACGATCTCGCGCGCACGATCCGCGCTCCGCGCGGGCCGCTGCTCCGGGCCCGAAGCTGGCAGACCGAAGCGGCGCTGCGGATGCTGATGAACAACCTCGATCCGGAGGTCGCTGAACGCCCCGACGATCTGGTGGTCTACGGCGGGATCGGGAAAGCGGCGCGCGACTGGCCGTCGTTCGACCGGATCGTCGCCGAACTCGTACGGCTCCGCGACGACGAGACGCTCGCGATCCAGTCCGGGAAGCCGGTCGGCGTTTTCCGCTCGCATCCGGACGCGCCGCGCGTTCTGCTGGCGAACTCCAACCTCGTCCCGCATTGGGCGACGTGGGAGCATTTCCACGAACTCGATCGCAAAGGGCTGATGATGTACGGCCAAATGACGGCCGGCTCGTGGATCTACATCGGCTCGCAAGGGATCGTGCAGGGAACGTACGAGACGTTCGTCGAGATGGGCCGGCGGCACTACGGCGGCGATCTGGGCGGGCGCTGGATTCTCACCGCCGGCCTGGGCGGAATGGGCGGCGCGCAGCCGCTCGCGGCGACGATGGCGGGCGCATCGATGCTCGCGATCGAGTGCGACCCGGATCGCGTGGAGAAGCGGCTGCGCACGCGGTATCTGGATGCCTGCGCCGAGTCGCTGGACGCGGCGCTCGCGATGATCGCCGAAGCGACGCGCGCCAAGCGCGCGCTCTCGGTCGCCGTCGTCGGCAACGCGGCGGAGATCCTCCCCGAACTCGTGCGCCGCGGCGTGAAGCCCGACGCCGTGACCGACCAGACCTCGGCGCACGATCCGGTGAACGGATATCTTCCCGCCGGCTGGACGCTCGCGCGCTGGGCGGATCTGCGTGCGCGCGATCCCGCTGCGGTCGCCGACGCCGCGAAACGCTCGATGGCGTCGCACGTCGAAGCGATGCTCGCGTTTCACCGCGCCGGCGTCCCGACCTTCGATTACGGCAACAACCTGCGCCAGATGGCGTTCGACGCCGGCGTGCGCGACGCGTTCGAGTTTCCCGGCTTCGTCCCCGCGTACGTGCGGCCGCTGTTCTGCCGCGGCGTGGGGCCGTTCCGCTGGGTCGCGCTCTCCGGCGATCCCGCCGACATCGCGAAGACGGACGCGAAGGTGAAAGAACTGCTCCCGCACGACGCGCACCTGCATCGCTGGCTCGACATGGCGCACGAACGGATCGCGTTTCAGGGTCTGCCGGCGCGCATCTGCTGGATCGGTTTGGGCGACCGCGACCGCGTCGGCGCGGCGTTCAACGAGATGGTCGCGCGCGGGGAGGTGCAGGCGCCGATCGTCATCGGCCGCGATCATCTCGACAGCGGGAGCGTGGCGTCGCCAAACCGCGAAACCGAAGCGATGCGCGACGGCTCCGACGCCGTCAGCGACTGGCCGCTGCTCAACGCGATGCTCAACGTCGCCGGCGGAGCGACGTGGGTCTCGATCCATCACGGCGGCGGCGTCGGAATGGGATACTCGCAGCACGCCGGCGTGGTGATCGTCGCCGACGGCACCGAGGCGGCGGCGAGACGGATCGCGCGCGTGCTCTGGAACGATCCCGCGAGCGGCGTCGCGCGCCACGCCGACGCCGGCTACGAGGACGCGCTCGCGGCCGCGCGCGCGCACGGTCTGCACCTGCCGATGCACGACGCGTGA
- the hutH gene encoding histidine ammonia-lyase, with translation MVTIVPGTLRAGEMRAVLRAGAALALDPSARAGVDRAAAVVAAIAERDASVYGVNTGFGKLAHTRVPRERLAELQRNLVVSHACGVGPLLTREIVRLIVALKVNSLARGHSGIRWSVIETLLACVERDVLPAIPGQGSVGASGDLAPLAHLAAALIGIGDAIVDGRRVAAREAFAAAGIAPVELQAKEGLALLNGTQVSTALALHGLMGAEDLLAASLVAGALTIEAALGSVTPFDPRIHAVRGHAAQTDVAAAMRQLVAGTEINESHRDCGRVQDPYSLRCIPQVLGACLRTLRESAAILVDEANAVSDNPLVFPDEGEVISGGNFHAEPVAFAADALALAIAEIGNLSERRTALLVDPTFSQLPSFLATDPGLESGYMIAQVTAAALASENKLLAHPASVDSIPTSAGQEDHVSMATHAARRLDEMLRNGAHIVAVELLAAARGITFRRPLRTSDALEAVLREIAPGGDPGGDRYLSPEIERVATLVRAGRFTPLVAHLFPTTSG, from the coding sequence CTGGTGACGATCGTGCCGGGGACGCTGCGCGCGGGCGAGATGCGCGCCGTCCTGCGCGCCGGCGCGGCGCTCGCGCTCGACCCGTCCGCGCGCGCCGGGGTCGATCGCGCCGCCGCGGTCGTCGCCGCGATCGCCGAGCGCGACGCGAGCGTGTACGGCGTCAACACCGGCTTCGGCAAGCTCGCGCACACGCGCGTTCCGCGCGAACGCCTCGCCGAACTGCAGCGCAACCTCGTCGTCTCGCACGCCTGCGGCGTCGGACCGCTGCTCACGCGCGAGATCGTCCGGCTGATCGTCGCGCTCAAGGTGAACTCGCTCGCACGCGGGCACTCCGGGATCCGCTGGAGCGTGATCGAGACGCTGCTCGCGTGCGTCGAGCGCGACGTGCTGCCCGCGATCCCGGGACAGGGGTCGGTCGGCGCATCGGGCGATCTCGCGCCGCTCGCCCACCTCGCGGCGGCGCTGATCGGGATCGGTGACGCGATCGTCGACGGACGGCGGGTCGCGGCGCGCGAGGCGTTCGCCGCGGCCGGGATCGCGCCGGTCGAACTGCAGGCGAAAGAAGGGCTCGCGCTGCTCAACGGGACGCAGGTCTCGACGGCGCTCGCGCTCCACGGGCTGATGGGCGCCGAGGATCTGCTCGCGGCGTCGCTGGTCGCCGGCGCGCTCACGATCGAAGCGGCGCTCGGGAGCGTCACACCGTTCGATCCGCGCATCCACGCGGTGCGCGGTCACGCCGCGCAGACCGATGTCGCCGCCGCGATGCGCCAACTCGTCGCCGGGACGGAGATCAACGAGTCGCATCGCGACTGCGGCCGCGTCCAAGATCCGTACTCGCTGCGCTGCATCCCGCAAGTGCTGGGCGCGTGTCTGCGGACGCTCCGCGAGAGCGCGGCGATCCTCGTCGACGAGGCCAACGCCGTCTCCGACAACCCGCTGGTGTTCCCCGACGAAGGCGAGGTGATCTCGGGCGGCAACTTTCACGCCGAACCGGTCGCCTTCGCCGCCGACGCGCTCGCGCTGGCGATCGCCGAGATCGGCAACTTGAGCGAACGGCGCACGGCGCTGCTCGTCGATCCCACGTTCAGTCAACTGCCGTCGTTTCTGGCAACCGATCCCGGCTTGGAGTCGGGCTACATGATCGCGCAGGTGACGGCCGCGGCGCTCGCGTCGGAGAACAAGCTGCTCGCGCATCCGGCGAGCGTCGACAGCATCCCGACGTCCGCAGGTCAGGAAGATCACGTCAGCATGGCGACCCACGCGGCGCGCCGGCTCGACGAGATGCTGCGCAACGGCGCGCACATCGTCGCAGTGGAACTGCTGGCGGCGGCGCGCGGGATCACGTTCCGCCGTCCGCTGCGAACGTCCGACGCGCTCGAAGCGGTGCTGCGCGAGATCGCGCCCGGCGGCGATCCGGGCGGCGACCGCTACCTGTCGCCCGAGATCGAACGCGTCGCGACGCTCGTCCGCGCCGGCCGTTTCACGCCCCTCGTCGCACACCTCTTCCCAACCACGTCAGGGTGA
- the hutI gene encoding imidazolonepropionase: MSERFDRLWIGADLATMVPGEALIRDGAIATRGETIAWVGARAALPGDASALAAEVIEVSGRWITPGLVDPHTHVVFGGDRLADFVRRIGGETYAAAASGGSGIAYTVAMTRGADDATLLRDATRRVHAMIVAGTTTLEVKSGYGLDVETELRMLRVARRLGALGATVRTTYLGAHVVPAEFADRRDAYLDLVCDEMLPRIARERLADAVDVFCDTLAFSPRETARVLGAAQRCGLPVKVHADQIADTGAAALAAAHGALSADHLEHTDEAGVAALAASGTVAVLLPGAFHYLRETVKPPVASLRAHGVPIALATDCNPGTSPVLTLPTAMHLGCVLFGLSPQEALAATTRNAAHALGLADRGELRVGARADLAFWNVAAPDELSYWLGANLCTAVIAAGEDITPQPSVA; this comes from the coding sequence GTGAGCGAGCGCTTCGACCGGCTTTGGATCGGGGCGGACCTCGCCACGATGGTGCCGGGTGAAGCCCTGATTCGCGACGGCGCGATCGCAACGCGCGGCGAGACGATCGCCTGGGTCGGGGCGCGCGCCGCGCTCCCCGGCGACGCGAGCGCGCTCGCGGCCGAGGTGATCGAAGTCAGCGGACGATGGATCACGCCCGGGCTCGTCGATCCGCACACGCACGTCGTCTTCGGCGGCGACCGGCTCGCCGATTTCGTCCGCCGCATCGGCGGCGAAACGTACGCCGCCGCTGCCTCGGGCGGGAGCGGGATCGCCTACACGGTCGCGATGACGCGCGGCGCCGACGACGCGACGCTGCTGCGCGATGCGACGCGCCGCGTCCACGCGATGATCGTCGCCGGCACGACGACGCTCGAGGTGAAATCCGGCTACGGTCTCGACGTCGAGACCGAGCTGCGCATGCTGCGCGTCGCGCGCCGGCTCGGTGCGCTCGGCGCGACGGTGCGCACGACCTATCTCGGCGCGCACGTCGTTCCGGCGGAGTTCGCCGATCGCCGCGACGCCTATCTCGATCTTGTCTGCGACGAGATGCTGCCGCGGATCGCCCGCGAACGGCTCGCCGACGCGGTCGACGTCTTCTGCGACACACTCGCGTTCTCGCCGCGCGAGACGGCGCGCGTCCTGGGCGCGGCGCAGCGCTGCGGGCTGCCGGTGAAGGTGCACGCCGACCAGATCGCCGATACCGGCGCCGCCGCGCTCGCCGCCGCGCACGGCGCGCTCTCCGCCGATCACCTCGAACACACCGATGAGGCCGGCGTCGCGGCGCTGGCCGCGTCGGGCACCGTCGCGGTTCTGCTCCCCGGTGCGTTTCATTATCTGCGCGAGACGGTGAAGCCGCCGGTCGCGTCGCTCCGCGCGCACGGCGTTCCGATCGCGCTCGCGACCGACTGCAATCCCGGCACCTCGCCGGTCCTGACGCTTCCGACGGCGATGCATCTGGGCTGCGTGCTCTTCGGCCTCTCGCCGCAGGAAGCGCTCGCGGCGACGACGCGCAACGCCGCGCACGCGCTCGGTCTGGCCGACCGCGGCGAGCTCCGCGTCGGCGCGCGCGCCGACCTCGCGTTCTGGAACGTCGCCGCCCCCGACGAGCTGAGCTACTGGCTCGGCGCGAACCTCTGCACCGCCGTGATCGCCGCAGGCGAAGACATCACGCCGCAACCCTCCGTCGCCTAA
- a CDS encoding DUF3999 family protein, which translates to MSAAVDAGTAWTAWTAVTPVVIAPAAVTRYVRVALPQAIAPDADGGYPSLRVVDAQGGEVPFALDPERAPSAPRVLGAVDRGFVPGRFTQAVFDLGDGTAPVDTIALAIDDARRPTYFTTVAIDASDDRRHWRIVRNDAFVYRVAQDGGRGNRSIAFSPTRSRWLRVRILDGHAAFPIEGATVDRTERDAAAPRAVAADTHVHEDAAAHRTIVTIDPGGAVRPAAVAFSGARGTFARAAHVEAGDDGATWSRAGDGTIARYADGSAQLSFPFSERTARRWRVVVDNGDDAPLASVHAVLLRRGRAVVFTAVPGVAYRLLSGNDAAAAPAYDLAAELAHEPWRAAAAGTAATVPNGSFRDARPITERAPWLVTAALVAVAAVLGALALQTVRATRPS; encoded by the coding sequence GTGAGCGCTGCCGTCGACGCGGGGACGGCGTGGACGGCGTGGACCGCCGTGACGCCGGTCGTCATCGCGCCTGCCGCGGTCACGCGCTACGTGCGCGTCGCGCTTCCGCAGGCGATCGCGCCCGATGCCGACGGCGGTTATCCGTCGCTGCGCGTCGTCGACGCGCAGGGTGGTGAGGTTCCGTTCGCACTCGATCCCGAGCGTGCGCCCTCAGCGCCGCGCGTCCTGGGCGCGGTCGACCGCGGCTTCGTCCCGGGGCGCTTCACCCAGGCGGTGTTCGACCTCGGCGACGGCACGGCGCCGGTCGATACGATCGCGCTCGCGATCGACGACGCGCGGCGGCCGACGTACTTCACGACCGTCGCGATCGACGCGAGCGACGACCGCCGGCACTGGCGGATCGTGCGCAACGACGCGTTCGTCTATCGCGTCGCCCAGGACGGCGGCCGCGGCAACCGCAGCATCGCATTTTCTCCGACGCGCTCGCGGTGGCTGCGCGTGCGGATTCTCGACGGCCATGCGGCGTTCCCGATTGAAGGCGCGACCGTCGACCGCACCGAACGCGACGCCGCCGCGCCGCGCGCCGTCGCCGCCGACACGCACGTGCACGAAGATGCAGCGGCGCACCGCACGATCGTCACGATCGACCCCGGCGGCGCGGTCCGCCCTGCGGCGGTCGCGTTCAGCGGTGCGCGCGGCACGTTCGCGCGCGCCGCGCACGTCGAAGCAGGCGATGACGGCGCGACCTGGTCGCGGGCCGGCGACGGGACGATCGCGCGCTATGCCGACGGCAGCGCGCAGCTCTCGTTCCCGTTTTCCGAGCGCACCGCGCGGCGCTGGCGCGTCGTCGTCGACAACGGCGACGACGCTCCGCTGGCGAGCGTGCACGCCGTTCTGCTGCGCCGCGGACGCGCCGTCGTCTTCACCGCGGTACCCGGCGTCGCGTACCGGCTCCTCTCCGGGAACGACGCGGCGGCGGCGCCGGCCTACGATCTCGCCGCGGAGCTCGCGCACGAACCGTGGCGCGCCGCCGCCGCCGGCACCGCGGCGACGGTCCCGAACGGCAGTTTCCGTGACGCGCGGCCGATCACCGAACGCGCGCCCTGGCTCGTCACCGCGGCGCTGGTCGCCGTCGCCGCCGTTCTCGGCGCGCTCGCACTGCAAACGGTGCGAGCAACGCGTCCGTCGTAG